The Solanum lycopersicum chromosome 2, SLM_r2.1 DNA window TTAAAACATTTGGTTGGAAAATCTGCTTGCACTTGGAGCTTCCCGGTTCCCAACACACTATTATAGGGATGATCTGGAGCAAGGTGTGCTCAAGAGAATTACCTGTTGGGATGGAGCACTAGTGTTGTAAGATATGAATGATCGAAATTTCCTGCCATTTTACCGAAATAGGACGCCAAataatttccagattttggCAGCTTACTATCCAGTCATAAATAAGCTctccatgtttttttttttgcataattaaGGAAGTGCTTGTAGGAATTTACACTTGTGCAACACACTAATCTAgactattatattatttacagCTGTTACATATTGTTCCGTTTGCCTCTAACTTTTGACATGATTGATAATTGAACAACCATTTTGCGTCTATCTACAGGCAAAGGCTTCTTTGTTTGCAGCCGGATGCTTTTCTGAACTGGCAGATGATTTTGCTTATGTATTTCTGGAGATGCTTGGAGGTCTGTTGGTCTCATCTGAAACATCAAGGGCTATAAGGTTAGCTGGAGGACGTGCTTTTGCTAAAATGTGGTGCCCAATTTTACTAGCAGATATAGCTCATAAGGTTCAGTATTTCTCTTTAATATGAGTTTCTGCCACCAAATACATGTAAATTTTCTTATTGCACCTGTGACTCATTCCATGGACCCCCTATCCTTCTGTCCCTTTCCGCTCTATTCTAAAAGAACTTGTTTTTTGAAAAAGCACTGTTCAGAAACCATGTAAATACTCATATAGATGACAAAATTATGCATAGTGAAATgcaatgtttttctttttcatgcaTGACATGCAAGTGATCATCTCTGAACTAATTGTGACTATTGCTCTAGTTTTTGTTACAAGTTCCtcaaaataagtttttaatGATACCAGGCCGATCTGTATTGTCTGACAATTTGCTTAAATGATGAAGAAGTGAgttcagatttctattgcagcACTAAAATTGACTTTTTCATATTGCAGACTGGTGTGAAGCTTATCCTAGAATCTTCGGAAGAAGAATTCTCTTTGGTGATGCTAGTTTCACTTTCCGAAATTGCTTCTAAGTGGACACCTTTAATTCCTAGACAGGTATATATTTTGCTCATTTTGTTTGATTTGCATCTTTTCTAATGTCAACCAATATAGGAAGAGAAAGacagagaaaaacaaaaatgattaggaaaataagaaaagaaatgaaGTCTAAGTTTTTGTCTCTGAGATGAAGGTAAAAGAACCGCACACTCTAGGTTGTGGCCTTGCGGTCAACCAAATGGATTGAGACCTCAAATCTAGCAAAGGCAAAAAACACTAGGGGGTTGTTTGATAGCTGACTAGAGTTATACAGGTATTAGTAACTTAGTTATGagaaaatttatgtattattttatgcagGATTAGTTATGCATGGTTTAGTTATTCATGTATTACTTATAGATGTATTAGTTATTCCATCTTGTATCCTGCAAAAGTTATACATAGATTCCCTCATAATTTATACATGTATTCATTATGAAGGTTTCTAAATTACAAACCAAACATTGTATTAATTTACACATAATACTAACCAACTACCAAATATGGTGTTGTTTATGTAGGATCTAATACATGTAAAATATTTGTCCTAACAAGCTACCAAATGGCTCTGGGTGATTTCTTCCCATTTGTCCAAGCCATGGGGGATGTGCTGGTGGAAGGTAGGAGGTGCCCTGTGAAATTTGTTGGGCTACGCGCAAGGCACAAGCTGGCCCAGACAATATGtttatctcaaaaaataaataaggtaAAGAACTTCAacaattataaagttaaaatatgaaGTCAGGTtaacttttttgaaataaaacttAAAGGACCCTAAAGAGCACAAAAGAATGTTTATCATATTCGGAGGTCTCTATGTTATGCAACAAGATGGATATGTTAGTAAATTGTATGGCCTATAGGTCACAGGTTTGATATGTGGGAGCAAACAATAATGTTTGCATTAGAGCAGGTTATCTACATCACACCCCTCGAGGTGCGGCCCTTCCTAGGACCTCACTAATGTAGGATGCCTTCTGCAACAAACTGTCTTAATTTGAGGTTAATTATAGAGaaaacacattaaaaaaaacCCGAACTTGCTCGGACAACTTACTTTAGCACTTAAACCATACGGGCATTTAAATACCCCCTTAACATCTTTGAAGTGAATTAAATACAACCCTAAGGGATGACGTGGCAAAGAGAGCGAATTCACTCACCTAATAGCGtgtgaagaaattaaaaaaggaaaaaataattatagaatcATACACATGGCATTTTTATATAGGtcaatatataattagtattttaaatattattttccttatatattaacttttaataagatccaaaaatagattaaaatgaAGTTTTTACCTCTTCTTGGCTTTAGCAACAACTTTAGCTTTGAAGTTTATTGTTAAAGATGTGGTGGATCTATTTTTGGATCTTGGAAGTAACTTGGAATCCGATAAAGATGTGGTAATGCTGGAGAAGGAAATGTGGAGTAAATTTTATGGGGCTGGGTTTAGAACTCCCTCTCAAAAGCTTTGAAGCTCACTCTTAATGGTGTATTTAGGAAGAGAGTGATAGCGAATTGGTGTTTTGGGAGTTACAATGATAGGAGTTTGGATGGTGAAGCTCgttgaaaaatatgaagaggaacaaaaaaaatgaacagtGAAAAGCTTAAAATGATGAGGcagaagaaggaagaagaaagaagtgAGGGGGCTGGGTTTGGGGCGATgtatttttgattaattaattagtgcaaattaattttaagaactgttaaagaaaatatggtgaaataaattaatagaaaaattaattaatgacgtGGTGCTGACATGGATATGTTGTGGTACTTACATGGCTATGATATGGCAAGTGAGAGTGGTATTATAATCTCAGGATGGTttttgtaacacttcaaaaatgttAAGGGGGTATTTAAACACCCGTGTAGTTTAAGTGTTAAAGTAAGTTGTCCTGCCAAGTTCGGAGGATTTTAAGTATTttctcttaattatatattgtcATAATCttgcaaaattttaaaacagGATATGAAAAGAACCACGTGAGGTTGCCTAAGATGGTTTTAGCATCTCCTATGTGAACTTCCAGATATATCATTGTAGGCATGGGGCTGGTTATAGAGAAGCGTTTGCCAGTGGAAGCAAAGTCTGAAATATAGAGAATCTCCAGCTTTAGAAGACCCCTAATTTGCTTTAGAAGACTAATTTTTCACCAATATTAGAATGAAATAGGCCTGGATAAAGCACAATGTATATAGATGATTCATATTAACTTACACCTACTAGCTggttgattgattgatttaaTAGGAAAGCCATGCAATCTCAGTCATGGCTGAGTTGGTCTGTGCAAACAAGctgaatataaaatattgaaattaaggaTATCTATTATACTTAATATCTGATATTTTTGCATATTTATCTCTTGATTTTGGTTACAGGTGGAATTGCTTTCCTCATTTTTGACTAAGGACAGAGGTTTGCGCCTGCAAGTTATGGCATTAAAATGTCTTCGTTTCATTTTAGCCAAAGGAATGTATCACTTCCCGGCCAATTCAAATGTGACTCTAAAGTTGTTTGGCGTCATAAATCAGTTAGATTTTCCACCAGCTTTGCATTTTGATGCTCTAAGAGCTTTATGCAAGGTATTTCCTCTCGATCTGTCAAATTTGTGCTATTGTAATCATACTAGTACTGCTTACGGTCTCTTCCTTTGCAGATACTCCCCCCCAACCTAGATACAATTCCATGCACAGAGATCCTCACTATTTTCTCCAAGTTCTTACAAGTTGTTGAGGTCAAACTACAATCTCCAGTCATCTCAGAGAGGGTGTTTGCAATTCATGTATTAGCATGTATTTTTGACAAGCTTTTGGGGATACTGAAAGATGCAGCAGGTGGAATTGGCTCAATTGTTTCATCTCGCATGCTTACATTCACCTTAGATCGCATCTCCCAACTAATTAAGTTAGAGGTTGATAATCCTCATCCAGACAAAGGAACGGAGCAGGAGGTAAAGAGTTTACTTTTTATCTTAGTTGATTTGGTTGGAAGACATCAAGATCTCTGTGGTATTGTGCTGGATAAGATCTGTATAGTTATTGAACATCTGGTCGACGTGCTTAATGAAATTACTAGTATGACAAATTCAGTCTCAAAAGATCATCATATAACAGAGCTTGACAAAGAAAACCATACATCAACTGCATCAAGAGTCTTGATTTATTTATCTCAGATTCTGATAACTTGCTTTGAAAAGCTGGATATCTCCACTGGTGGTGCCACTGAAGTCTTTAACAGAATGGAGCACCTGGTTGAGCATGTGCACCAGTGCAGCTTACTTCCTGTTTACGTCCACCTAATATATGACTTTTTATTGCACTTCCATGCTGCATATCAGTGTAAGTGGCTAGAAATAGGGGAAGATCTGGGTTCTAATAGAAATTTTCGTCCATCTCGTTATAATTCTCTCTCACATGATGGTCCCCTGTCCCAGCATGAAATTCTCATTATTGATCGTGTGAAGCAAATTTTGGTTAAAAAGGATTATTGGTTGTCTTATAAGCTGGCAAAATATGCGGCATGCAATGGTGCATGGTTAGTAGCTGCTTACATATTTGGGGAGCTAATACCTATGGTCCAATCTGATCTCTGTTGTTTTTGGTTAAAATCCTTATCCCATCTTTCAGAATTAGAAAGGAAATTTCAGTTGTTCGGGCTTACTCTTTCTGGAAATGCAGCTGGGGAAATTATGACAGCTGATCAGATTGAAAATGTTATTGGGGCCGCCAACAAGCTTTGTTCTTTAGAGGAATCTTTTGATGCCTCTGTTTCTGGTCTTGCTTTTAGTTTTCAGAGATGGTTTATTACTTTAAGATCAAAGGTTGTTCGAACTGTGGCAGATGTACTAAAATTATTGAGCATGAATTTGCTTTCACAAGATGCCACCAGTACAAAACAAATAGAGGCGAGGATTTTGGTTTGGCACTCAAATTCTTCTAAAGGACTCAGCTCATTGTTGCAACTGCTTGCCCATGCTTCTTCCCAGTTCATGATGCTAGTAAAGGAATTTGATCTCTTAGCAGCGTCATTCATTGTCATGGACAGGAAAAGTATGAAGATAGTTTCTGATCTTGGATTGAGTTGTTCACTGTTAGCTTTTAGTACTGGATTGACATTACGTTTGGCCAGTTTCCGTGGTAAACAAAATTGTAGTACTTATGGTCTTGAAACTACAGACGAGCAATTTCATGCTCAGCTAGTTCATGACTTGTTAAGAAGACTTGGGTTTACAGACATAGAGACTAGCAAAAATCTGCGGCATCTTTTGGATTTCCATCGAAGCTCTAGGAGCTGTTCCACGCAAGAATTCCGAAATGAAGTCTCTACAACTTCTGTTGAAGCAAGAGATATTGCTAAACTTTGTAAATATTCCGTTCAGAGACTTCTTAGTTTGCAAGCGATTCTTGTACATGAAAATAATGGTATATCCCAAATTCCTCGTGATGCTTTGCCGTTGCtgttcaatattattttctcgTGGATACAGATTCCTTTTCGGACTCCCAagcatttttttcaattaaggTAACTGAAGTTTCATTCATAGACTTCTACAATTAACTAGAAGGAACTATTATTGAATTTATTGAGATATTCTACTGCTGTTAGTCTGTTTCATATTTCATATGGTAGCCAACTTATACTTTAATGTCATCGACTCTTTTTGATCTGAAATTGTCTTCGGTGGGAATATAAGCAACAAGCAGCAAGCAGATCATTTGAAATGGTAGTGGATTTTTAGAGAAAACAAGTTTTGAGATCTGCTTGATTCAATTGGATTGGTTCTAGAGTTGTacatttttattcaatattagAACTCTCATAGTATTCTAATATTGAACTGTGAAATGGCAGGCCCCCTATTTCTGCTGAACTTTTCATAACAAATGAAGATGGTAAAAGGATAGACGATATATCTGTCTTCTCAGGCTTTCAGCTCCCTCTAACTCTGTGTATTCAGCTAAGAAATATATCGCAAGACCAGCTGTCTCAAGTGTCGAAGTTGTATTGCATCCTTCACTCAAGGACATCCTTTCAAGTATTCAGTGCAAACAGGGATAAGAAGGTATCAGAGTCCATTTGCCAAGCTTGGAAAAGCGATCACATGGTAGGCCTTAATGACAAACTATTGCACTTCACAACAGGGACTACCGAGAGGGATGGATTACGTGCTATGGAAAATGCTGGAGGGAGTTCGGCTGTGGATAAATTTGTGTGTTTTGATCCTAATGAGAAAGGGCAAGGATTTGCAACCTGCTTGCTAAATGTTTCTGCATTCCCTGTGGGTTCTTACCAAATCAAATGGCACAGCTGTTGTATAGACAAAAATGGTGCTTACTGGAGCCTTATGCCCCTGAACACTAATCAGTTCTTCACTGTACAGGAATCTTTTAATAGT harbors:
- the LOC101266905 gene encoding uncharacterized protein isoform X1 — translated: MEKTPSACAMQWSIELEKGLRSKKPGKSIEAILDIGPRLEWWSRESNLHAAEYKIFGLIPGEDKLFANAILLRLADAFKSGDEHMKICIVKIFLSELKQRRQLRSQGRKDEGILSKDKVDSYRELLTRIKIVFDSGNVEERALALVLFGCWAHIAKDSADVRYLILSSLCSMHILEAKASLFAAGCFSELADDFAYVFLEMLGGLLVSSETSRAIRLAGGRAFAKMWCPILLADIAHKTGVKLILESSEEEFSLVMLVSLSEIASKWTPLIPRQVELLSSFLTKDRGLRLQVMALKCLRFILAKGMYHFPANSNVTLKLFGVINQLDFPPALHFDALRALCKILPPNLDTIPCTEILTIFSKFLQVVEVKLQSPVISERVFAIHVLACIFDKLLGILKDAAGGIGSIVSSRMLTFTLDRISQLIKLEVDNPHPDKGTEQEVKSLLFILVDLVGRHQDLCGIVLDKICIVIEHLVDVLNEITSMTNSVSKDHHITELDKENHTSTASRVLIYLSQILITCFEKLDISTGGATEVFNRMEHLVEHVHQCSLLPVYVHLIYDFLLHFHAAYQCKWLEIGEDLGSNRNFRPSRYNSLSHDGPLSQHEILIIDRVKQILVKKDYWLSYKLAKYAACNGAWLVAAYIFGELIPMVQSDLCCFWLKSLSHLSELERKFQLFGLTLSGNAAGEIMTADQIENVIGAANKLCSLEESFDASVSGLAFSFQRWFITLRSKVVRTVADVLKLLSMNLLSQDATSTKQIEARILVWHSNSSKGLSSLLQLLAHASSQFMMLVKEFDLLAASFIVMDRKSMKIVSDLGLSCSLLAFSTGLTLRLASFRGKQNCSTYGLETTDEQFHAQLVHDLLRRLGFTDIETSKNLRHLLDFHRSSRSCSTQEFRNEVSTTSVEARDIAKLCKYSVQRLLSLQAILVHENNGISQIPRDALPLLFNIIFSWIQIPFRTPKHFFQLRPPISAELFITNEDGKRIDDISVFSGFQLPLTLCIQLRNISQDQLSQVSKLYCILHSRTSFQVFSANRDKKVSESICQAWKSDHMVGLNDKLLHFTTGTTERDGLRAMENAGGSSAVDKFVCFDPNEKGQGFATCLLNVSAFPVGSYQIKWHSCCIDKNGAYWSLMPLNTNQFFTVQESFNSGQSVRVP
- the LOC101266905 gene encoding uncharacterized protein isoform X2 — encoded protein: MALGDFFPFVQAMGDVLVEGRRCPVKFVGLRARHKLAQTICLSQKINKVELLSSFLTKDRGLRLQVMALKCLRFILAKGMYHFPANSNVTLKLFGVINQLDFPPALHFDALRALCKILPPNLDTIPCTEILTIFSKFLQVVEVKLQSPVISERVFAIHVLACIFDKLLGILKDAAGGIGSIVSSRMLTFTLDRISQLIKLEVDNPHPDKGTEQEVKSLLFILVDLVGRHQDLCGIVLDKICIVIEHLVDVLNEITSMTNSVSKDHHITELDKENHTSTASRVLIYLSQILITCFEKLDISTGGATEVFNRMEHLVEHVHQCSLLPVYVHLIYDFLLHFHAAYQCKWLEIGEDLGSNRNFRPSRYNSLSHDGPLSQHEILIIDRVKQILVKKDYWLSYKLAKYAACNGAWLVAAYIFGELIPMVQSDLCCFWLKSLSHLSELERKFQLFGLTLSGNAAGEIMTADQIENVIGAANKLCSLEESFDASVSGLAFSFQRWFITLRSKVVRTVADVLKLLSMNLLSQDATSTKQIEARILVWHSNSSKGLSSLLQLLAHASSQFMMLVKEFDLLAASFIVMDRKSMKIVSDLGLSCSLLAFSTGLTLRLASFRGKQNCSTYGLETTDEQFHAQLVHDLLRRLGFTDIETSKNLRHLLDFHRSSRSCSTQEFRNEVSTTSVEARDIAKLCKYSVQRLLSLQAILVHENNGISQIPRDALPLLFNIIFSWIQIPFRTPKHFFQLRPPISAELFITNEDGKRIDDISVFSGFQLPLTLCIQLRNISQDQLSQVSKLYCILHSRTSFQVFSANRDKKVSESICQAWKSDHMVGLNDKLLHFTTGTTERDGLRAMENAGGSSAVDKFVCFDPNEKGQGFATCLLNVSAFPVGSYQIKWHSCCIDKNGAYWSLMPLNTNQFFTVQESFNSGQSVRVP